One genomic window of Bombus fervidus isolate BK054 chromosome 14, iyBomFerv1, whole genome shotgun sequence includes the following:
- the Pig-c gene encoding phosphatidylinositol glycan anchor biosynthesis class C, whose protein sequence is MTVKLQWQKNLYENYGLPDNYTDSSFLEQLRKIKPNNVTLIEAITFGGSICIQLNIVILFVIIFIWLYNEWASPDIIFVFGVIFTILGYFTYCLKEASTLIEFTKHVRTVLIFLTFGYILSPVLKTLTDTISTDTIYAMTILMFLVHLIFSKYGPLQISLSDSLSITSSIFGSLMLASRLASPLHAFSLLTVSVLCFVLLPFLMHKLTNKILISSLLTLNTLYFLLLVSQTLSYVFIATIVFLHFICPYWYVRCQKYKDNIYGPWDEAVITS, encoded by the coding sequence ATGACAGTAAAACTACAATGGCAGAagaatttatatgaaaattatggTCTACCGGATAATTATACGGATAGCTCATTCTTAGAACAATTACGCAAAATAAAACCAAATAATGTAACATTAATCGAAGCAATAACTTTCGGTGGCAGCATATGCATTCAGCTAAATATTGTCattctttttgttattatatttatttggttATACAATGAATGGGCCAGCCCTGATATCATATTTGTATTTGGTGTAATATTCACAATATTGggttattttacatattgtttgaAAGAGGCAAGTACTTTAATAGAGTTCACAAAACATGTTAGAACTGTATTGATTTTTCTTACATTTGGATATATTTTGTCACCTGTTTTGAAAACTTTAACGGATACCATCAGTACAGATACAATTTATGCCATGACAATATTAATGTTCttagtacatttaatatttagtaagtaCGGTCCTTTACAGATCTCTTTGTCCGATTCTTTGTCCATAACATCTTCAATATTTGGTTCTTTAATGCTAGCATCCAGATTGGCATCTCCCTTACATGCCTTTTCTCTTCTCACTGTATCTGTTCtgtgttttgttttattaccATTTTTAATGCATAAATTAACTAACAAAATACTGATCTCAAGTCTTTTAACattaaatacattatattttcttctactAGTTTCACAAACTCTTTCTTATGTATTTATTGCAACTAtagtatttttacattttatttgccCTTATTGGTATGTAAGATGCCAGAAGTATAAGGATAATATTTATGGGCCATGGGATGAGGCTGTTATTACttcttag